In Conger conger chromosome 12, fConCon1.1, whole genome shotgun sequence, one DNA window encodes the following:
- the LOC133141914 gene encoding uncharacterized protein LOC133141914 isoform X2 codes for MMKIKMRVLCLFLSLICAIRTAGLSVRGPAMPLHVQLGASVTLPCSVDTPIPLRELQVQWMREDSGSLVHLFLEGKRRPESQSPAYSGRAEFFTEEISKGNFSLLLRNVTTEDKGMYKCVVHTARESSEAKVKIDTEWLVVTGADVPVFAYAGEDVILNCSVDTHVPLRELEVEWMKTNEEIQVLLFMGGQYRPESQPERFRGRAEFFSEEIPKGNFSMKLRDVKTEDRGEFMCTVHTYRESVNATAWLQEQGFSTLHWCVLGLTMAAAVFAVLSCIPAVCWIKTAQKEKREKKKKKKGLTTEEEEDEEEEEEDEELIVESKGTVLLFCLQVSVPCILLSIAFAIWGKIESSVGEAYVCSTINLVRILVIFKVAPYVLGARHKDVSDPAKTGRGPGRPQKRTCFERLTNLALPLDNLLIRTGMNSVLLHSVLTYHAQDAERKLFSEFMFVLVALFDFSAVFSSGIMLTSVYNFLYYAIQLEIFFLIFSGSTLGFTAVFILWFIRPGLYKLLDYWKSDLSKKRYESLLLPDLPARLPTTSLPLPSAPCFFVCLLFVWLDLRVWTLLVLTTLLGFVPNKALTGLYLTIVSESCILGPTPTHPSHVLFSCTLLVHLFLIPSPCIYSPLVLAPLFCLV; via the exons ATGATGAAGATCAAGATGAGAgttctctgtttgtttctttcgtTGATCTGCGCTATCAGGACCGCAG GGTTGTCAGTGCGAGGTCCTGCGATGCCACTACATGTCCAGCTGGGGGCGTCTGTGACGttgccctgctctgtggatacCCCAATACCTCTGCGTGAGCTGCAGGTGCAGTGGATGAGAGAAGATTCTGGAAGCCTGGTGCATCTGTTCCTGGAAGGAAAGCGTCGGCCAGAATCACAGAGCCCAGCGTACAGCGGCAGGGCCGagtttttcactgaagaaatCTCCAAAGGaaacttctctctgctgcttAGGAATGTAACCACCGAAGACAAAGGAATGTACAAGTGTGTAGTTCACACTGCACGCGAGTCTAGTGAAGCAAAGGTGAAAATAGATACTG agtggCTGGTGGTGACTGGTGCAGACGTGCCTGTATTTGCATATGCTGGTGAAGATGTGATTCTGAACTGCTCAGTGGACACCCATGTTCCTCTCAGAGAGTTAGAAGTAGAGTGGATGAAGACAAATGAAGAAATCCAGGTGCTGCTGTTTATGGGGGGGCAGTACAGACCGgagtcacagcctgagagaTTCAGAGGGCGTGCTGAGTTCTTCAGTGAGGAGATTCCCAAAGGCAACTTCTCAATGAAACTGAGGGATGTAAAAACTGAAGACAGAGGGGAATTCATGTGCACAGTCCATACATACAGAGAATCAGTCAATGCAACAGCTTGGCTACAAGAACAGG GTTTTTCCACCTTACATTGGTGTGTCCTGGGTTTAACCATGGCTGCTGCAGTTTTTGCAGTTTTAAGCTGCATTCCGGCTGTTTGCTGgataaaaacagcacaaaaagaaaaacgagaaaaaaagaaaaaaaagaaag GGTTAAcgacggaggaggaggaagatgaggaagaagaggaagaagatgagGAGCTAATAG TTGAAAGCAAAGGGACTGTGTTGCTATTTTGCCTTCAAGTCTCCGTTCCCTGCATCTTGTTATCCATCGCCTTCGCCATATGGGGTAAAATTGAAA GTTCTGTTGGAGAGGCCTATGTTTGCAGTACTATAAATCTTGTGAGGATCCTCGTGATATTTAAGGTGGCTCCATATGTACTTGGTG CAAGACACAAGGACGTCTCAGACCCAGCCAAAACTGGAAGGGGACCTGGCAGACCCCAAAAAC GAACATGTTTCGAGAGACTCACAAACTTGGCCTTGCCTTTGGATAATCTTCTTATTAGAACAGGGATGAATTCTG TTCTTCTCCATTCCGTTTTGACATACCATGCCCAAGATGCAGAAAGAAAACTATTTTCCGAATTCATGTTTGTACTTGTGGCATTGTTCGATTTTTCAGCAGTTTTTTCATCAG GGATAATGTTGACTTCAGTGTATAATTTCCTATACTACGCCATTCAACTGGAAATTTTCTTTCTGATTTTCTCGGGAAGTACACTTGGTTTTACAGCAG TGTTTATACTTTGGTTTATTCGACCTGGTTTGTACAAATTGCTGGATTATTGGAAATCAGATTTGTCCAAAAAAAGATATGAAT ctctcctgctaccggacctccctgcacgtctaccgactacgagcttgcctcttccctcggcaccgtgcttttttgtttgtttgttatttgtttggctggatcttcgtgtatggactttgcttgttttgactacgctcctgggattcgtcccgaataaagccctaacgggactttatttaaccattgtttctgagtcgtgcattttgggtccaacccccacgcacccgtctcatgtccttttcagttgcaccttgctagttcatctttttttaatccCGAGCCCTTGTATTTATTCCCCCcttgttctagcccccttgttctgTCTTGTTTAG